In the Sarcophilus harrisii chromosome 1, mSarHar1.11, whole genome shotgun sequence genome, one interval contains:
- the RPL30 gene encoding 60S ribosomal protein L30, protein MVAAKKTKKSLESINSRLQLVMKSGKYVLGYKQTLKMIRQGKAKLVILANNCPALRKSEIEYYAMLAKTGVHHYSGNNIELGTACGKYYRVCTLAIIDPRYVY, encoded by the exons ATGGTGGCCGCGAAGAAGACG AAAAAGTCGCTGGAGTCCATCAACTCGAGGCTCCAGCTGGTCATGAAAAGCGGCAAATACGTGCTAGGCTACAAACAGACCCTGAAAATGATCAGGCAAGGCAAGGCCAAGCTGGTCATCTTAGCCAACAACTGCCCAGCCCTGAG GAAATCAGAGATTGAGTATTATGCTATGTTGGCCAAAACTGGAGTGCATCACTACAGTGGCAACAACATTGAATTGGGTACAGCATGTGGGAAGTACTACAGAGTATGTACACTAGCTATCATTGATCCCAGGTATGTTTATTAA